A genomic window from Sulfurospirillum multivorans DSM 12446 includes:
- a CDS encoding thiamine-phosphate kinase: protein MSKEAFFISEFSSKHIGDDGAVMGDFVYSKDLFCEDIHFKRSWMSLTQIAQKSMLVNISDAIAMNAKPTLALIGVVIPKSFSYEQLRELGAGFQKVAQSYGVEVIGGDTTAGEKLMISITIIAKRPSKVLYRSGAKLGDFVAYTGTLGKSHKELTRLMRGGTVGHNARFMKPALKAAFVSKSAKHLHAGMDISDGLSKDLSRLLKASGNLGLHVKRKMPKKTLCSGEEYEMLFTFDSRKKKAIERIAKQTRTKMTIIGKVARKRYVCRCKEHHF, encoded by the coding sequence ATGTCAAAAGAGGCATTTTTTATCTCAGAATTTTCCAGTAAACATATTGGCGATGACGGTGCGGTGATGGGGGATTTTGTCTATTCAAAAGATCTGTTTTGCGAAGATATTCACTTTAAGCGTTCGTGGATGAGTTTAACGCAGATCGCGCAAAAAAGCATGCTGGTCAACATCTCCGATGCGATTGCGATGAATGCCAAGCCCACGTTAGCCCTGATTGGGGTTGTGATACCCAAATCGTTTTCGTACGAGCAACTACGTGAATTGGGTGCGGGGTTTCAAAAAGTAGCACAAAGCTACGGTGTCGAGGTCATCGGTGGAGACACCACTGCGGGCGAAAAGTTGATGATCTCCATCACCATCATCGCCAAACGCCCTTCTAAAGTGCTCTACCGAAGTGGCGCAAAGTTAGGCGATTTTGTAGCGTATACAGGAACACTTGGAAAGTCGCATAAAGAGCTGACACGGCTGATGCGTGGTGGAACTGTCGGTCACAATGCACGCTTTATGAAGCCAGCATTAAAAGCGGCGTTTGTCTCTAAATCAGCCAAACATTTACATGCGGGTATGGACATCTCAGACGGGCTTTCCAAAGACCTTTCAAGATTGCTTAAAGCCAGTGGCAATTTGGGTTTACATGTAAAGCGTAAAATGCCCAAGAAAACGCTCTGCAGTGGCGAAGAGTACGAGATGCTATTCACCTTTGATTCCCGTAAAAAAAAGGCGATAGAGCGCATTGCTAAGCAGACACGCACGAAAATGACTATTATTGGCAAAGTAGCGCGTAAACGTTATGTTTGTCGTTGTAAAGAACACCATTTTTAA
- the truD gene encoding tRNA pseudouridine(13) synthase TruD, whose amino-acid sequence MIRQFFLTHSPINAMFTKNSSDFVVSEIPLYPFSGEGEHLVLHVRKKDMTTWDMLQYLSEVTGCKVRDFGYAGLKDKDGMTTQYISLHKNFEPKLANFTHDKIKILDTTYHNNKIRTGHLKGNRFFVRLKKVNPIDARKLQDGLKKISKEGFPNFFGYQRFGIDGDNYVKGKAILEGKRKEHNHKMKEFFINAYQSYLFNNWLSKRIEISRLIEEFNLADATRATNLPKEMVDSLKKQPQFFKLLHGDVLHHYPAGKAFVCENVEEELPRFLEHGITIAGWLLGGKNIRAEYEAGVIEQQIFEECEPFLDKLNGSRRFAWSFAEEVEGVYKEEEAWFEMHFSLPKGSYATVIIEELIKVSL is encoded by the coding sequence ATGATTCGACAATTTTTTCTCACCCATTCGCCCATTAATGCGATGTTTACCAAAAATAGCAGTGACTTTGTGGTCAGTGAAATACCTCTGTATCCTTTCAGTGGTGAGGGCGAGCATCTCGTTTTACATGTAAGAAAAAAAGACATGACAACATGGGATATGTTGCAATACTTAAGCGAAGTCACAGGCTGCAAAGTACGTGATTTTGGGTATGCAGGCCTTAAAGACAAAGATGGCATGACGACACAGTACATTTCACTGCATAAAAATTTCGAGCCAAAACTTGCCAATTTTACGCACGATAAGATCAAAATACTCGATACGACCTACCATAACAACAAAATCCGCACAGGGCATCTTAAGGGCAATCGCTTTTTTGTCCGTCTTAAAAAAGTAAACCCAATTGATGCACGAAAACTTCAAGACGGGCTGAAAAAGATCAGCAAAGAGGGTTTCCCCAACTTCTTTGGGTACCAACGTTTTGGCATCGATGGCGATAACTATGTTAAAGGTAAGGCAATTTTAGAGGGGAAGCGCAAAGAGCACAATCATAAAATGAAAGAGTTTTTCATCAATGCCTACCAAAGTTATCTTTTTAACAACTGGCTCTCCAAGCGCATCGAAATCAGCCGTTTGATAGAAGAGTTTAACTTAGCGGATGCAACACGTGCAACGAATTTACCTAAAGAGATGGTCGATAGCCTTAAAAAACAGCCACAATTCTTCAAACTCCTTCACGGAGATGTTTTACATCATTACCCTGCGGGAAAAGCATTTGTGTGCGAAAATGTGGAAGAAGAGTTACCGCGCTTTTTAGAGCATGGCATTACCATTGCGGGCTGGTTGCTGGGTGGTAAAAACATTCGAGCGGAGTACGAAGCAGGTGTGATTGAACAACAGATTTTTGAAGAGTGCGAACCTTTTTTAGACAAACTCAATGGAAGTAGACGTTTTGCGTGGAGCTTTGCTGAAGAGGTTGAGGGTGTGTATAAAGAGGAAGAAGCATGGTTTGAAATGCACTTTTCATTGCCTAAAGGCTCGTATGCGACGGTTATTATAGAAGAGCTAATAAAAGTTTCGCTATAA
- a CDS encoding cation:proton antiporter, translating to MENLIFLAHVVLLMVLSPILSRLFRIPTPVVEILLGSLAVWLGFLHVDNDVFRNLAKIGFFYLMFLAGMEIDIPRFLHYKERYLKKTLLYFFCLYSLSLIIFLVFNLSYVYIVAIPIISLGMVMALINQYGKEVQWLEFSLLIGVVGELLSIGALVVFDGAMTHGLGWDFAKSILILISVFFSSYILFRLLKIIFWWYPGLKSLIMPHDDTMQQSMRVSIGLFFVLIATMQWLDIDMVLGAFIAGIFISNFFAHKTELPHQLSTFGFGFLVPLFFIFVGTTLNLETVFTKTIFTHALWIVLAMVGIRMISSFVAYYSSLKFWDTVFFSLSTSMPLTFLVAIATIAMKNGAIGEEEYASFIVASLIEGIVIMILIQFLMFLFQRADRKSEEKI from the coding sequence TTGGAAAATCTTATCTTTTTAGCGCATGTTGTGCTTTTGATGGTACTTTCTCCCATTCTTTCACGTCTTTTTCGTATTCCCACTCCCGTTGTTGAGATTTTATTAGGCTCGCTTGCGGTTTGGCTTGGCTTTTTACATGTAGACAATGACGTCTTTCGAAATCTCGCAAAAATTGGCTTTTTCTACCTCATGTTTTTAGCAGGAATGGAGATTGATATACCGCGATTTTTACACTATAAAGAGCGTTATTTAAAAAAAACCCTTTTATATTTTTTCTGTTTGTATAGTCTTTCCCTCATCATTTTTTTAGTGTTTAATCTCTCGTATGTTTATATTGTTGCGATTCCGATCATCTCCTTGGGCATGGTGATGGCATTGATCAACCAATATGGCAAAGAGGTGCAATGGCTGGAGTTTTCTCTCCTCATTGGCGTGGTTGGCGAGCTTTTAAGTATTGGCGCACTGGTCGTTTTTGATGGCGCTATGACCCATGGTTTGGGCTGGGATTTTGCAAAAAGTATTCTCATCTTGATCAGCGTTTTTTTCTCATCGTATATCTTGTTTCGCTTGCTAAAAATTATTTTTTGGTGGTATCCTGGGCTTAAATCTTTGATTATGCCTCATGATGATACAATGCAACAAAGTATGCGAGTGAGTATAGGGCTCTTTTTTGTATTGATTGCCACGATGCAATGGCTTGATATTGATATGGTTTTGGGCGCATTTATAGCAGGCATCTTTATTTCGAACTTTTTTGCCCATAAAACAGAGCTTCCGCATCAACTCTCCACATTTGGATTTGGCTTTTTAGTACCGCTCTTTTTCATCTTTGTTGGAACGACTCTCAATTTAGAGACGGTTTTTACAAAAACAATTTTTACCCATGCATTATGGATTGTATTGGCAATGGTGGGTATCCGTATGATTAGCTCATTTGTTGCTTACTACAGCTCGTTAAAATTTTGGGATACGGTCTTTTTTAGCCTAAGTACTTCCATGCCACTGACTTTTTTGGTTGCCATTGCAACGATTGCCATGAAAAATGGTGCGATTGGAGAAGAAGAGTATGCTTCGTTTATTGTGGCTTCTTTGATAGAAGGCATTGTTATTATGATTTTGATTCAGTTTTTGATGTTTCTGTTTCAACGTGCCGACCGGAAGAGTGAAGAAAAAATATAA
- a CDS encoding putative bifunctional diguanylate cyclase/phosphodiesterase, with product MAYVVSARDNTEKKANEERLLASEKELEFLAHNDALTGLPNRLLLTDRIAHAIENSKRQGGMIAVCFLDLDNFKKINDSYGHSYGDEILKQLALRLQGRIRHCDTLSRIGGDEFILLVENIKEKHEIEIIISKIQAIFEEPFINKAQKFFLSASIGVSVYPDHGTDGELLIKNADTAMYKAKEAGKNTYTFYTLDMTIASYERIGMENALREAIKEKQFVVYYQPQVDLKTGKLIGLEALLRWNHPLEGILPPGRFIAFSEETHLIVEIGAWILKQTCIDLVSLHHEGLFSGTISVNISGVQIEFSDFLTTLKETIAETKVDPSMLEIEVTESFIMHDPERWIVLLKEMQHLGMSIAIDDFGTGYSSLSYLRKLPINKLKIDMSFVKDIPKLEDACAIVNSIINLAQNMKITTLAEGIEHKDQEEYLAEHGCEQGQGYLYAKPMSLKNLKTWMQKN from the coding sequence ATGGCGTATGTGGTGTCAGCACGCGACAATACCGAGAAGAAGGCGAATGAAGAGCGTTTGCTGGCATCCGAAAAAGAGCTGGAATTTTTAGCCCACAATGATGCTCTCACAGGACTTCCCAATCGTTTGCTTTTAACGGATCGTATCGCGCATGCGATTGAGAACAGTAAGCGTCAAGGAGGAATGATCGCTGTCTGTTTCCTTGATCTGGATAATTTTAAAAAAATTAATGACAGCTACGGTCACTCCTATGGCGATGAGATTCTCAAACAGCTCGCTCTGAGACTCCAAGGAAGAATTCGCCATTGTGACACACTCTCTCGCATTGGCGGCGATGAGTTCATTTTACTGGTGGAAAACATCAAAGAGAAACATGAGATTGAAATTATCATTTCGAAAATCCAAGCCATTTTTGAAGAGCCGTTTATCAATAAAGCGCAAAAATTCTTTCTCTCTGCCAGCATTGGAGTGAGTGTCTATCCCGATCACGGTACCGATGGAGAACTGCTGATTAAAAATGCAGATACGGCGATGTATAAGGCCAAAGAGGCAGGTAAAAACACCTATACATTTTACACACTCGATATGACAATAGCCTCGTATGAGCGCATCGGTATGGAAAATGCCCTCAGAGAGGCGATTAAAGAGAAGCAATTTGTGGTCTATTATCAGCCTCAAGTCGATCTTAAAACAGGAAAACTCATAGGTCTTGAGGCCCTTTTGAGATGGAACCATCCTCTTGAGGGCATCTTGCCTCCTGGCAGGTTTATCGCATTTTCAGAAGAGACGCATTTGATCGTTGAAATCGGCGCATGGATACTCAAACAGACCTGCATTGATCTGGTTTCATTGCATCATGAAGGACTCTTTAGTGGTACGATTTCGGTCAACATCTCAGGTGTTCAGATCGAATTTAGTGACTTTCTAACCACCCTCAAAGAGACGATTGCGGAGACCAAAGTAGATCCTTCGATGCTGGAGATTGAAGTGACTGAATCGTTCATCATGCACGATCCTGAGCGCTGGATTGTCCTTTTAAAAGAGATGCAACATTTAGGCATGAGCATTGCCATCGATGATTTTGGTACCGGTTACTCCTCGCTCAGTTATTTGCGCAAACTGCCGATTAACAAACTGAAAATCGATATGTCCTTTGTCAAAGACATCCCCAAACTTGAAGACGCATGTGCCATTGTCAATTCCATTATTAACTTAGCTCAAAATATGAAAATCACCACGTTGGCAGAAGGAATTGAGCACAAAGACCAAGAAGAGTACCTTGCAGAACACGGATGTGAACAAGGTCAGGGGTATTTATACGCAAAGCCGATGAGTCTAAAAAACCTTAAAACATGGATGCAAAAAAATTAA
- a CDS encoding helix-turn-helix domain-containing protein, producing MLLYKEFSKSEIEAFYRRIAYNVQRIRKLKKITQLDLALTIGHKSVSTIAKIEAGLERKHYNIEHLYKIATVLEVDICEFFKPCSPQNNDQH from the coding sequence ATGTTACTGTACAAAGAGTTTTCTAAATCAGAAATTGAAGCTTTTTACCGACGTATAGCATACAATGTCCAGCGTATACGAAAGCTAAAAAAAATCACACAACTGGATTTAGCGCTCACAATTGGACACAAATCGGTAAGTACCATTGCAAAAATTGAAGCAGGATTGGAAAGAAAGCATTACAACATTGAGCATCTTTATAAAATTGCAACGGTTTTAGAAGTAGATATTTGTGAGTTTTTTAAGCCCTGTAGCCCACAGAATAACGATCAGCATTAA